From the genome of Fusarium fujikuroi IMI 58289 draft genome, chromosome FFUJ_chr06:
GTCCCCTCATAGGTTGAGCAATCGTCAAGCttacttctttctttctttctttctttctttcttccctcgATCCATTGAGCCGAATTGAGCACCTCCTCCCTTTAGAACGATTCTGGCATCTTTCGTTCCAATGGCGACTCATACCATGAACGGGCCTGAGCCCGTCAACGAAGTGTCTGTCCCAGACATTGAGAAGGCTcccgccaacaacaacatcatggtCGATGAGGATCTCAAGGACTTCTCCGATGATGAGTTCAAGCAGCAGGGTGTCAAGAAAGCCGAGGCCATCACCAGCGTCTggaccaagaagatgctgattGCCACATTTGTCTTGTAAGTGACTAGCTCACCTTGCTATGACTATACTGATCCTGTATCTTCTAGTCTGTTCCTCGTCTCCTTCGTCGATAGTCTGCTCCAAAATGTGCAGAGCAACCTCATTCCATACGTCACTTCAGCCTTCGCTTCACACGGTCTTCTCGCCTCAACTGGTATCGTAGCCTCGATTCTGGGTGCCGTCTGGAACTTGACCctcgccaagatcattgacaTCTGGGGTCGAGTCTGGGGCTTCGGTGCCATGGTTCTCCTGATTGTTGTCGGTATGATCATGAAGGCTACATGCAACAGCGTCGAGATGTATGCTGCTGCGCATACGTTCTACTGGGTTGGCCATCTCGGTCTCATCTATGTCATTGACGTTGTCGTCGCTGACACCACTACTCTCCGCAACCGATTGATCATCATGGGTATCAACTACACGCCTACCATCAGCTCCACTTTCGCCGGTCCCAAGATTGCTGAGCTCTTTTTGAAGAACGTCAACTTCCGATGGGCTTTTGGTTCGTTCTGTATCATCCTGTTGGCGTTCTGCATTCCCGTCATGgttatcttcatcatgaatgagatgaaggccaagaagtttGGCCTTGCCCCTGAGAAGGTACACAACCGCACTATTTGGGAGTCCTTCAAGTATTACTTTGTGCAGTTCGATGGTGAGTTTACTCTTTGTCCGCTTTGGACGCACAGTATCTAACCTTATTCTAGTTATTGGCCTTTTCCTGACCAGTGCCGGCTGGGCTCTACTCCTACTCCCTTTCAGCATCGCTGCTACTGCTCCCAACGGATGGGCCACAGGTTACATCATTGCCATGCCAGTCCTTGGTGTCGTTCTCATTGCCAGCTTCGTCGTCTGGGAGAAGTTCTTCGCCCCTGTGCCTTACTTCCCCTTCCACCTACTTGCCGATCGCACCATCTTGGGAGCCTGTCTCATCTATGGTATTATGTTTGCCTCTATCTTCTGCTGGGATACCTATTACGGCTCTTACTTGCAGGTTGTTCACTTTGAGAGTGTCACTACTTCTGGTTATATCCTCAACTCGTTCTCTCTGATGGCTGCTTTCGTTGGACCCTTCGTTGGTATCGCCATTCGATACCTGGGACGCTTCAAGTGGCCTTCTTTCGTCGGTGTGCCTTTCTTGGTTCTCGGTACCGCCCTTCTCATCCATTTCCGTCACCCTGAGACTGCCGTCAACTGGCTCGTCATGTGTCAGCTTTTCAACGGTATCTACAGTGGTATCTGGTCCTTGACTGCTCGTATCGCAGTCATGTCTTCCGTCAAGCATCAGGATGTCGCCGTCGCTCTGGCAATCTGGGGTATGTTCGGCGGTATCGGTTCCTCCATAGGTGTGGCCATTGCTGGCGGCATCTGGACAAACATGCTACCCACTGAGCTTGCCAAGCAGCTCCCAGAGTCTGCCAAGAACATGACTGCTACCATCTATGGCGACATTAACGTTCAGTTGTCTTACCCTGCTGGTAGCCCTGAGCGAGACGCTATAATTGCTGCTTATGACTATGTGCAGCAAAAGATGATCTATGCTGGTTGCGCGTTCATCCCTCTCTGCGTCGTCTGCCTCTTCATGTGGAGGAACATcgacatcaaggagaaggatgctcAAAGCAAGCAGGCCAAGGGCATGGTCTTTTAAGAAGTCTTTGAGATAGACTCACGGAAATATCTCATGAAAAAGGGGCAGGGGGTCTTATGAGTCCCCAGGCAAAGAATAATGAATCGGTATAATAGAAAAGTTACGTTCGCTTTATAGTCATCTCAGCCAGACTTCATTCCATACAATGCAGTCGTCTAGTGCTTTAATGAATGCTCAGCCTTGCATCAATGTGATATCACGAACGATTCTCGAAACTGCATTAATGCTGATCTATAGTCTCTTCAGCAAGTTTCTTTATTTAACGATGGCGTCAGTCCGATGTACAGGATTAAAACACGTTAAGTAGGTTTCATGGTTCCCAAGAGCACATTCAGTGAGCAATCGTCAATTGAAGAGCGTCTCGTTCATTTATGAGTTTAATTCCATTTGGCAACGATCTTACTCGTTCTGTATTCTCGATTGAATCTGCTGATCATTGTGATTTTCTTCTTACGGTTGGCATGTCGCTGTAACCATGAAGCCGGGATTCAGTAGCATAGGCTTGCCGCAAGGTCAAAGATATATGATAAGTTTGTTAAGTTATCTAACAGTCATTAATCGCTCGACTTCCTGGCAGGAAGGGCATgaatttccttctctttcttacACTATGCACCATATCATTACAGCTTAGCTCCCTTCTCCTTGCGGgcctgcttctccttgtctcTCAATAGACGTCGAAGGATCTTGCCACTAGGACTCTTGGGAATGATCTCGATAAACTCGATGCCGCCCTTGAGCCACTTGTGGCGCGCCTTGTGCTCTTCGACgtgcttgttgatgctttTTGTGATCTCCTCGTCGGACTTGCCCTTGGCCTCAGGTGCTTTGACAACGAAGGCCTTGGGGACTTCGCCAGCTCGGTCATCAGGGACTTGAATAACGGCACAGTCGTCGACGAGAGGATGGGTGAGAAGATGAGCTTCGAGCTCAGCTGGTGCGACTTGGTGGCCCTAAGAGTATGTAAGTAAGTGAGCAAGGGTGTTAAGGTGGTGAGGTTGACCTTGACTTTAATAAGCTCCTTGATTCGGTCCACGATGACAAGATGTTCAATGCCCTTGGGTGACTTGCGAACGATGACCTCGTCACCTGTTCGCATCCAGCGTCCATCGCTGTGGTTTACAAAGGTCTCAGCTGTGGCCTTTGCATTGTTGAGATATCCCAGAACAACACTGGGGCCTTGGACGTAGAGTTCACCAGGGGTGTTGTATTCCGTAACCTCTTTGCCTTCAGCATCGAtaaccttggccttgatgccagGAAGAAGGGATCCAGAGGAGCCGGGATCGATATCGAGTTCAGTAGTTGATGAGACTACGGGTGACGTTTCAGTGAGACCTACAAAGTTAGTGACGAGACACGACGCGTCATTGAAGGTGACATACCGTAGCCTTGGCAGATATTCCACTTGGGCCAGATTTCATTCAAGCCAGAGATTGTTTCCTTTCCAAGGGGGGCAGCACcgctgaagatgaagcggACAGAGCTGAGGTCGTACTTTTGGCACTCAGCCTTGTGGCTTAGCATCTGGACCATGATGGGAGGGACGAGGGCCATTTGTTCGATCTTGAAGCGCTGAACAGTAGCGAGGAACATCTTGAGCTCGAACTTGGGCAGAATGACtgtctcatcgccattgTAGACGCCTTGTTACAAGTTAGTTCGGTGAGACGTGGGAAGAGGGTGAGATGACATTACCCCAATGAGCGACTGGGACGAGGCCGTAAATATGACTGAGTGGTAAGAGACCAAGCTGAACCTGAGTGTCGACTCCCGCTGCTTTTCGGCCCTCTGCGTTTTGGACTGTCATTTGCATAACGTTTGCGATCACATTGACGTGAGTGATCTCAACCGCTTTCTACGATTTGTGAGCCATTCATTCACTTCATCAATATTCAGTGCGACTTACGGGAAGACCTGATGTTCCACTGGAGTAGCATAGATACGCAACCTGCCTCAAACCTTGGCCTTTGATCCAGTTCAGAGGCTGAAGTTCAGGCGCATCCTTGCCTTCTGCAATCAAGTCATCAATTGACTTGAAAGGTGACTTGGACTCGAAGCCGGGTACGGGTAGAAGAAAGACACGGTCCTCAGGGATACCGACAGCCTTGGCGGCAGTGAGAGCAGTCTCGAGAAGAGGAACACAAGTGAAAAGGGCGTTTGCGCCGGATGAGCGAAGCTGGTGCTCGAGTTCTGGGGCAGAATATGCGGCACTGGCGGGTGTGACGATTCCGTTGAGACGATGAACAGCATGGGTCATGGTAATGTAGTCGATCTTATACGTTAGTTGGAATTTTGTGTGACTGAGCTCAAACGTACAGTGTTGACTGAGAATAGCGCCACTACTCTATCCCACTCTGTTCCATCGTGGACATCATAGCCAAGGCGTTTTGCAAGAGCACGcgcgagaagcttctcacgCTGGATGACCTCTTCTGTGGTGTACGTCTTACCAGAGATACCGCATGTGAAGGGATTTCTGGACTGAGCAATAGGTTTGCGAGCGTGCTTAtcgctgaagatgaagtccGGGATGGTGATTGACTCGGGAGGTTCTAAGGAATGTGAGCAGAGGGGCTGAAACCGACGACAGGGTGAGTTTACCGAAGGGCAGGCTAACCGAGGGAGGAGGATAGAAGACCATCTTGAATAGGGATTAGAGAGAGGGTATTCAGAGGttagagagaagaggagagaatgaGGAGAATAGAGGAAAGGAGATGGGGGAAAAAGATGAGGAGCTGAATATGTACTACGTAGTTGGTTCCctgcttctctcttctccttgtcgctTCGGGGCCTCCTCCAAATCTGGGGAAGACCCAATTTAGCGCGGTTTGATTCCCACTATCTCCGCATTACACCAATCTTGGCCCTATTAGCTGCGATATCAAGACCTCGGTGCCAGCCGAGGTATAGGAAATAGGGTCGTTGCCATGGGGTTACGCTGATCATGTTTTGGGGTCAAAGCTGAAGTTGAGGTGCATGTGACTAAAAAATTAAGGTTGACAGTATTTCTTGGTATTGGTATTTTGAGCTTAGTAGCTTCTGTATGTCTTCTATCGTTGCAGGAATTGGGGTAGAGGAAGTGGACCATATCTTTGATGCCTCGGTACGTGGCTTGCCTAGCATTCCGCCCTAGTTCCGCAATGTCCAACGTCTTCCGTCTCGATAAGGAGCGTTGTCCCTCGATGAGAATTCATGTATAACCATAGATTACGACTCTATTCACGGTGCTATGTAGAGGGAAGAAGCTGCATTGTGCTATGTGAGCAACTTATATCGCTAACTTTCCGTTGGAAAGTCAAATTAAGCTCAAGCAAGCTTACCGTTGCACGTTTCTACCCGCGTTGACGTCCACCAGTCAGGATGAACTCAGATtgcctaaaaaggcagagAGAATGTTACCAGATACCGAAATTACTCATCAAGAGCAACTACACACTTGATTCTGGCTACTGATTACAGACTATCGTATACTGTTTTTCGTGTGTTGGTGAGATTGACTTCAGCGCCCTGGTTCTGTTGCTTCTCGTCATAACGACTTCGCCGACTGGAACCAACAATTCTCTCAGCTTTTAATCCGATCAGAGTTGAATTTGTCGCCTTTTGCTCACCGCCAACAGCTGTCACCCATCAGGATTGCGAAATGGGGTCACGATGTAACTCTCTGAGTCAGAAATCTCGCACCTCCCTGGCGATGCACGACAGCCTtgtgagagcttcaagagagATGCCATTCATCGACCTTCGCGATTCTGCATTCTACAGCAGAGCGCCGACGTTTCTCAAGAAAAAGACTCAACAGACTCCCGCGATTGTGATTACACAGACACGACCATTTCTTGATGGATACAGAGTGTCTCCCGAGATATCCGAAGTCTTCCTCCCGCGTTGCGCAAGATGTGGCTGTCAGCTGTTGCGGCACCACGAGCAAAGCACGTTGATCCAACACGACGGGTACACAAAAAGTCTACAGGGAAGAAATTCTCCGAAAGTATCTCCCGATCGTGAAGCCATGGCATGCTGTGCTCCCTTTCTACTGAACACAGCATACACGCGATGAGGCCCAGTACAGCTGAGGCAATTTTCAAGTCACGCAATTCGTGAGTCCAAGGTGAGAAAATGCAAAGACCAAACGCCGCCGTATGCTTCATGCTACGCATACCCTAAATGCGGTCTATCAATTATAATCGTCATGTCCAAGAGATGTCATTAAAATATGTACAACCATATCCCCCACTATAGCAAGTTGACTCCGAGAGCAAACCCGCCAATGACAGCAAACACCCAGCTGAGGGGTGTAGGCTGCCATGCGGCAttgtcatcgtcatcaccgcCACTACCGGCTCCGGCAGTGACTGTGACGGTTGGTCGACCGCTGAAGGTCTGTGTCGTCACGACGCCTGTGGCACAGTCGCGTTCGAAGTCGGGGCATGAGGTGATGGTGTAAGTGGTGGTGTACGCGGAGGTAGGGAACGAGCCGCCTGTGCCAGTAGCAGTAGCCGCCTATCAAGGTTGTCAGTTAAATCACGCAGGAGTACGAGGTGTCATGACTTACACGTCCAGTAGCTGTGATATCAGAACTCTTACACTTGCCAGTCTCACTGGGCACAGCGTCAGAGCCAgatccaacagcaacaatgtCCTCATCACCACAATCAGCAGCCTGAGCGAGATGGACCTCCTTGTTGTCCCAGTCGAAGACAAAGTATCCGGCTCGCAGAACAGAGTCACCAAGAATCTGCTGGTCGCTGGTAGGTACAAGACCAATGTAGCACGTTCCAggtccaagctcaagaataAAATCGCTGAAGGCaactttgatgatcttgtcacCGAACCCGAAATCAACTGTGCCATCGAGGTCGCGATTTTCACAGTCGGTCATGTAAAAACCCTCACCATCGTTCTGAGCGTCGAGAGCCTCCAGAATTGGTCGCGCGACCGACATGTGCATACGAGTGAGAGTCGTTCCAGAGTCGAGCATAACGTTGGAGTCAGAGCTTGAGACACGAATGTCCTCTGTATCACCGCTAATGGTGACGCCGAGGCTATCCAACTCAACGGCGAGACGGTACTCACCACCCTCACCGCGAATGATAGGGCGAGTCTCCAGCTTGCCAATATACTTGCTGCGATCAATACCGCCGTAGATCAGAGCACCCTCGGTATCATCCGAGTGTCGCAGATCAAGCGCGAACACACGACTGTTGATAAGTCCCTGGTCAGCCATGGAAGTGAGCAATAAGCTATAAGGCTCATCGCCGTCAAATCCAGCCCTCAGATCAGGCGCAAGACCTAGGATACCCTGTGAGATACCATTGCTCTCGACCAAGACACCGAAAGTCTGGTTTCTCAACTTCGAGTCTCCAAATGTCATGAGATCTGTATAGTATCGAATCGTCGCAGATGTATGCGTCGTTGAGTCGGACGCGTCGCCATAGTTGAGCGTCTCGCCACCAAAAGGACCGATGGGTGGTGTCTTTGACTTTCGAGGGTCATATTGCCCAAAGTCAAGACATTGGTTGTATTGAGTAGCGGATTGAGCTTCTTCGCAGTCGGGGTTTACCCAGAGTTCGTTGGAGCCGGTATCGAGAAGGACTGTGACTTTTTGAGGAGGAGTACCGATTTCAACTATAGAGTATTAACAACTGTAGTTGATTATGAAGAACACGGTGACATACTGTCTGTCGCATAGAAGAAATCTTTGTTCTGGAGTCGGACGGCGATAGCGTCACCGTCTTGACGCTTGTCGTGCTGCTTATCCTTGTTTCGCTCCACGGTACCAACGTGCATCGACAGATAGCCTTTACCGGCCTTCGATCTCGGGATGTTAACGGCGTCAACGCTGCCGAGCAGAGCCGCGGCTGTAGTTATCGTGGTCCACCTCATGATGACTTCTGTGGTGTTGTTTGCAAAAGGCTACAACGGTTTCTGGCAACGTCCCcaggggaagagaagagaggctgcCTCGTCTTTAAACTAACAACTCCAAGGCCCCCAGTGGCGTTTTCCCTGCCTACCTCACCCCCGGGCTGCGCCTTGGTTGGTGGATGTGCTAGGATCTAAAGGGACGGAATTAGCGGGATGTGCTTGGCTGGTggtcttggcttttgcttAGACAATGGGTAATACGGTACGGCTGAAAAGTCCTTGACGTAGGGGTTTTGGACCTGCATAATTGGGCTTTGGGGCGTTGGTTTGCGCATAAGAAGGCTCTGTTGTGTAACGTGGTTCTATTCAGAGCATGTCTTCTACGTAGTGAGTCTCTCTCACTAACTAATAAGACAACTATTATTTGTCTCTGTCGAACAATGCCTTTCTTCATGTTTGAATCAGAGTGCCAATTCAAGGCTCGCTAGCCCCCCCATGTCTCAAGTTACAGGCGTGATCCATTCAGCTTGGCTCATTTATCATGACTCCGCCTCTCTACCTAGCAACCAGGCTAACCCCAACCAAGCAGATCTTCGGTCATTTCCCAATGAGACTCGCCTTCTTCCCGATCACAAGAAAGACGGCAATCACTGTAGTGCCTTGGCCAGTTGAAGGATGCAGTAAGAGGGCTAGCCTTTCAGCTTAAAAATCAGAAGAGCAGGCGGCTTGCGCGGCCTTTTGTAGTGGATGATGTCTTTGAAGCTCAATCGGGATTAGGGATCTCAGCCTGTGGCGATTTCGCCTTGGCTATGCGCCTTGTGCCACAGTTGAAAGAACGACAGCAACGGGGCATTTGGTGAATGAGAGAGGGAGGCTTGGGAGAAATACGATATGTTGCATTCTGCATGCTTATTATTGTGAGTCGCATAAAAGTGAAACGTTGGATGCAAACGAGTGAAGCGATTGGACATGCAATCAAGCTTGACCCTGCTGCTTGTGGAAATTAAGCTCACGGAAGCCGATTCTTGGTTGCAAGAATTAGATGATCGGAAGTTTATCTACAGTAACGTTCGGTGATCTCCCACCTCATTTCTCAAGCATATCCTAGCCTGCCACTCGACAATTAGAGTTTTTACCTGAATGCACTGGCGTGTGTCGGTTTCACTTTATTTGGGCTGATGGCTCTCAGTTGTTCGCGATGCCGATGTAGGGTAAGACACCATGACTTGTTTTTTAAGATTGCATTGGTGATGAGCAAACCATGTACAACGACGTTCGCGCTTAATGATACGCAAGCCATTAGGCTGCAATTCTCAATCGGCGGCCTCATGGTAATTTGCTGTCGCAGCGTGTTCTTGGAGACAGATGGGGGCCATGAGCAGGCGTACTGAGGATTAGCCAACGACTTGATGGAAGTTAGAGACTTCAGTCAGGGTGAGAACAAAAGACAGGTGATCCTCAATACGGTCAATTTTGTGAAATCAATCTAAAGTTAGTCCAATATCTTTTTAACTAGCTGGTAATTTACAGGTCGTTATATGTTACAAGTCATGCCATCTATCCAGTCTCATTTTATTTATGCCTTCAAACCTGTGCCAGACACCAACAGTGCAACGCTGCCCAGCTGTCTTCTCACATCCTCCTTGTTAACATCATGCGTATCCTCGACCTCTCCCCACTGACCGGTTTGCCAGTCAACTTCAAGACTGGTAGCAGCAGcggcttcttcaacaccaaacttCTTACCAGGATTCAAATGACCCCTTGCGACCGAACCCTCGGTCCACTCAACAACGAATCGTGCAGCAGCAATAAGACTCTTACCAGCCAATGAGGCACGCTCAAGTCCAGCAATCTCAAAAGCATCGAGACCAGTGATCCAGCCCTGAACAATCTCACGAACTCCAGGCGCCTGTGACTGAGGCAAGATGGAGTGGCCGTCAAGGACCGGGTTGATGGTGACGCCTGGCCAAACATGTGTTGTCAAGAAAGACACAATCTCCTCGGCTGTGCGCTTCTGTACATCTCGTAGCGACTCTCCAGCTTCATTCTTGCGATCGTGTGCGCCTGCAGGAGGGTTCCAGCAAAGAATGGAATCGGTATCGAGGTATCGTAATAATGTTGTAGCAATGGCATTTCGAACCTCTGAAATTTCACCTCCAGTGGTGTTATCGGCCGCAGCGATGTCGAGAGCTCGGCATGTAAGACTTGTAAGAGGGATCAAATGATGTCTTGTAGCATCTTGGGCAGAAGTCAAAAGATCCCAttcgagagcgagagcggAAGCAAGGTCGGGCTTGGTGATGGGAATTCGAACGACCTCCTTTGACACAGGATGTCTCAACGGTCGAGTATCGAGAAAGACTTGAAGAGCACCTGTATCTCATCAGCATACGCTTTGATGGTGGGGTAGAAAGTATTTCGACTAACCGTCAACTTCCTTCACAGAAACATCCTTCCAGAATCGCTTCTTCAAACCACCGCCTCCCTTTCCAGAACTAGCATTTCGAAGCTCCTTAGCattcttgagcatctcagccTGTCTTCTCCGCCTCGCAACTCGCTGATGGACATTTTCGGCGGGCTGGATCGGCGGCTCAGGTGGCGGGCCGGTGCCAACCACTGGAGCGACATTGGCGGCCTTGACAGCGGTCGAGTGAATTGGACGGACAAAGGCCGGGCGCTGGACGAGCCGAGGCGCAATGCGAAGTGGTACTCGTGTTACGGACTTCATTCTGGGCGACAATCTGGGTTGTggattgaggttgagagaaTGAAGCTGGGGGATTTAAAGATGCGACCCGGAAAATTGGGTCCGGCTGGAAGTTCGGAGTGGGTGGATGGATTCAGGGTCGACATGATGTCACTTTTTGAGGTGAGAGCTATGGAAAGGGCCCCGGGAACTCTTTTTTTGGCATGTAAGTATGATGATAATGGTATATTAGGCAGTATATAGTAGTATTCCAAGCTGTTATGATACCTTAGACCATCAATGTAGGTTTAAATGAACATCTGAAAGACTGCGGGTACCTGAAGCTGCAGTGCTCCATTCTCCAGCAGCAACCTTGCCCAAGGACAGTGGCCATACCAGGGACAATGGTATATGGAAATGCCAATTATATGAGAGATGAAAAGGTAAGAGACATAAGAGAAAGCTTAACCACTGTAGAAGACCGAAGACTCAGCAATTGAAATTCTACCGTCAACTTCAACTGAAGTCAATGCCAAAGTTGACACGAATCCCCGTCCGATAAGGGGCTGATAAGATCACGTGATGCGGCACCACTCATCCCTGAAGCGTAACTGCGACGTGGTGATTCTACCTTAGGAGCGCCTCGACCGCAACCTCAAGTCTCCCTCGACCAAACCTTTCACCTCAACCCAGTTGCCCAACATGAGTTACGGCAAGAAGGACGAAGACGCCGACCTCGGGCTGGTCAAGGTTGACCGAACTCAAGTCTTCCAAGAAGGTCCGTCTCCTACAATCGCCTTATTCCTATTCAACCCCCCACAGTCAAGCTAAATAGTCCAACAGCACGACTCTTCAACAGCTCCCCTATCCAGCCTCGACGATGTCGCATTCTACTCACCAAGATCGCTCTCCTTCTTTACACGGGAGAGAAGTTCCCCACCAACGAAGCTACAACCCTCTTCTTCGGtatctcgaagctcttccaGAACAAGGATGCCAGTCTCCGACAG
Proteins encoded in this window:
- a CDS encoding related to major facilitator MirA, producing MATHTMNGPEPVNEVSVPDIEKAPANNNIMVDEDLKDFSDDEFKQQGVKKAEAITSVWTKKMLIATFVFLFLVSFVDSLLQNVQSNLIPYVTSAFASHGLLASTGIVASILGAVWNLTLAKIIDIWGRVWGFGAMVLLIVVGMIMKATCNSVEMYAAAHTFYWVGHLGLIYVIDVVVADTTTLRNRLIIMGINYTPTISSTFAGPKIAELFLKNVNFRWAFGSFCIILLAFCIPVMVIFIMNEMKAKKFGLAPEKVHNRTIWESFKYYFVQFDVIGLFLTSAGWALLLLPFSIAATAPNGWATGYIIAMPVLGVVLIASFVVWEKFFAPVPYFPFHLLADRTILGACLIYGIMFASIFCWDTYYGSYLQVVHFESVTTSGYILNSFSLMAAFVGPFVGIAIRYLGRFKWPSFVGVPFLVLGTALLIHFRHPETAVNWLVMCQLFNGIYSGIWSLTARIAVMSSVKHQDVAVALAIWGMFGGIGSSIGVAIAGGIWTNMLPTELAKQLPESAKNMTATIYGDINVQLSYPAGSPERDAIIAAYDYVQQKMIYAGCAFIPLCVVCLFMWRNIDIKEKDAQSKQAKGMVF
- a CDS encoding probable phenylacetyl-CoA ligase — translated: MVFYPPPSVSLPFEPPESITIPDFIFSDKHARKPIAQSRNPFTCGISGKTYTTEEVIQREKLLARALAKRLGYDVHDGTEWDRVVALFSVNTIDYITMTHAVHRLNGIVTPASAAYSAPELEHQLRSSGANALFTCVPLLETALTAAKAVGIPEDRVFLLPVPGFESKSPFKSIDDLIAEGKDAPELQPLNWIKGQGLRQVAYLCYSSGTSGLPKAVEITHVNVIANVMQMTVQNAEGRKAAGVDTQVQLGLLPLSHIYGLVPVAHWGVYNGDETVILPKFELKMFLATVQRFKIEQMALVPPIMVQMLSHKAECQKYDLSSVRFIFSGAAPLGKETISGLNEIWPKWNICQGYGLTETSPVVSSTTELDIDPGSSGSLLPGIKAKVIDAEGKEVTEYNTPGELYVQGPSVVLGYLNNAKATAETFVNHSDGRWMRTGDEVIVRKSPKGIEHLVIVDRIKELIKVKGHQVAPAELEAHLLTHPLVDDCAVIQVPDDRAGEVPKAFVVKAPEAKGKSDEEITKSINKHVEEHKARHKWLKGGIEFIEIIPKSPSGKILRRLLRDKEKQARKEKGAKL
- a CDS encoding related to aspartic-type signal peptidase produces the protein MRWTTITTAAALLGSVDAVNIPRSKAGKGYLSMHVGTVERNKDKQHDKRQDGDAIAVRLQNKDFFYATDIEIGTPPQKVTVLLDTGSNELWVNPDCEEAQSATQYNQCLDFGQYDPRKSKTPPIGPFGGETLNYGDASDSTTHTSATIRYYTDLMTFGDSKLRNQTFGVLVESNGISQGILGLAPDLRAGFDGDEPYSLLLTSMADQGLINSRVFALDLRHSDDTEGALIYGGIDRSKYIGKLETRPIIRGEGGEYRLAVELDSLGVTISGDTEDIRVSSSDSNVMLDSGTTLTRMHMSVARPILEALDAQNDGEGFYMTDCENRDLDGTVDFGFGDKIIKVAFSDFILELGPGTCYIGLVPTSDQQILGDSVLRAGYFVFDWDNKEVHLAQAADCGDEDIVAVGSGSDAVPSETGKCKSSDITATGRAATATGTGGSFPTSAYTTTYTITSCPDFERDCATGVVTTQTFSGRPTVTVTAGAGSGGDDDDNAAWQPTPLSWVFAVIGGFALGVNLL
- a CDS encoding related to F1F0-ATPase complex assembly protein (ATP12 protein), giving the protein MKSVTRVPLRIAPRLVQRPAFVRPIHSTAVKAANVAPVVGTGPPPEPPIQPAENVHQRVARRRRQAEMLKNAKELRNASSGKGGGGLKKRFWKDVSVKEVDGALQVFLDTRPLRHPVSKEVVRIPITKPDLASALALEWDLLTSAQDATRHHLIPLTSLTCRALDIAAADNTTGGEISEVRNAIATTLLRYLDTDSILCWNPPAGAHDRKNEAGESLRDVQKRTAEEIVSFLTTHVWPGVTINPVLDGHSILPQSQAPGVREIVQGWITGLDAFEIAGLERASLAGKSLIAAARFVVEWTEGSVARGHLNPGKKFGVEEAAAATSLEVDWQTGQWGEVEDTHDVNKEDVRRQLGSVALLVSGTGLKA